The following proteins come from a genomic window of Lolium rigidum isolate FL_2022 chromosome 5, APGP_CSIRO_Lrig_0.1, whole genome shotgun sequence:
- the LOC124655903 gene encoding uncharacterized protein LOC124655903: MKYFEKEHGSGPQSSEGSKSGLGEAGLNSGLGEAHSCEGSNSGLGETSPDFSGASFSLDDDEINAYDSILNLQAPDFTTVMAIVHGAGLGPEAVEDEDFLYFANVVGFTNSLGKESNKEDDMVSVLLNVDDVSEEL; encoded by the exons ATGAAATACTTCGAGAAAGAGCATG GTAGCGGACCACAATCTTCTGAGGGCTCGAAGTCTGGTCTTGGTGAGGCAGGCTTGAACTCCGGTCTTGGTGAGGCGCATTCTTGTGAGGGCTCAAACTCCGGTCTTGGCGAG ACAAGCCCTGACTTCAGTGGTGCCAGTTTCTCGTTGGATGACGACGAGATCAACGCCTACGACAGCATCCTGAACCTCCAAGCGCCTGACTTCACCACCGTCATGGCGATTGTGCATGGCGCAGG CCTCGGGCCGGaggccgtcgaggacgaggactTTCTTTACTTCGCCAATGTCGTTGGCTTCACGAACAGCCTCGGGAAGGAGTCCAACAAAGAAGACGACATGGTCAGTGTGTTGCTGAATGTGGATGATGTTTCTGAAGAATTGTGA